A region from the Brassica napus cultivar Da-Ae chromosome C8, Da-Ae, whole genome shotgun sequence genome encodes:
- the LOC106411726 gene encoding uncharacterized protein LOC106411726 codes for MAAIYSVQCLSSCDSRYHQRSQSGSRWRFNSRVLVSSSLWNNSLPSGVDLKRRGHLICAVKGGAEEGAFKKTVELDRMIDALKDANPRELEKLVVENILAFDEVFWIRLATRSDTCKSDDDKKDYEELAATVMTIVDCVVNKTREKIESATDVLKGILRPVVEGVEEISWPPRDPQAINQMEKEVIQREKEGQLDEGFLSEVSAQLRQAKEDKDKPGLAAMLQKVLQLYASTILSKRSYAKKGNEVVRAEHFLETLIKAPEEQWNKLFLEGLTLGKGDVTPDELSAVIKKRVERTLIRTEGGSYQQRILIEYLKGIESRANDIMKLLQG; via the exons ATGGCGGCAATATACTCTGTTCAATGCTTATCCTCTTGCGATTCTCGTTATCATCAACGCTCGCAG AGTGGTTCGCGTTGGAGATTTAATTCTAGGGTTTTAGTATCCTCGAGTCTGTGGAATAATTCTCTGCCTTCTGGAGTTGATTTGAAACGAAG GGGACATTTGATATGTGCAGTCAAGGGAGGAGCTGAAGAAGGAGCGTTTAAGAAGACCGTTGAACTCGATCGGATGATAGATGCTCTTAAAGATGCAAACCCCAGAGAA CTTGAGAAGCTTGTCGTTGAAAACATTCTTGCCTTTGATGAAGTTTTTTGGATTAGACTGGCTACCAGGTCGGATACTTGCAAATCAGATGATGACAAG AAGGACTATGAGGAGTTAGCTGCAACTGTGATGACCATAGTTGACTGCGTTGTGAATAAGACTCGG GAGAAGATTGAGTCGGCTACTGATGTTCTGAAGGGGATATTAAGACCCGTTGTGGAAGGAGTGGAGGAAATTTCATGGCCTCCAAGAGATCCTCAAGCCATCAATCAAATGGAAAAG GAAGTAATACAACGGGAAAAAGAAGGACAATTAGACGAAGGGTTTCTTTCAGAAGTTAGTGCTCAACTAAGGCAG GCAAAAGAAGATAAAGACAAACCAGGGCTTGCGGCTATGCTGCAGAAAGTTCTTCAACTCTATGCTTCTACCATCCTCTCCAAGCGTAGTTACGCAAAGAAAG GGAACGAAGTTGTAAGGGCGGAGCATTTTCTGGAAACTTTGATCAAAG CGCCTGAGGAACAATGGAACAAACTGTTCTTAGAAGGGTTAACACTCGGGAAAGGAGACGTAACACCTGATGAGCTATCTGCCGTTATCAAGAAACGAGTTGAGCGCACGCTGATCCGAACT GAAGGAGGTTCATACCAGCAACGAATCTTGATCGAGTATCTCAAAGGGATCGAGTCCAGAGCAAATGATATTATGAAATTACTTCAGGGTTAA